One Euphorbia lathyris chromosome 1, ddEupLath1.1, whole genome shotgun sequence DNA segment encodes these proteins:
- the LOC136209926 gene encoding protein FAR-RED ELONGATED HYPOCOTYL 3-like: MHNHTMRIYPEGSRQMSGLSIASKQIVRDMSSAQAKPCAILAAVKEKHPEDNSVIKHIYNYRDKMRRDAFEGRDLASQFYHIAVENKYVNYTQADSGVITHVFMAHPESVDMFRTYHWYIGIDSTYKTNKYKMPFGEIVGMTPCNNNFKIAYAIVKDETEGSYRWILQRLKILLGDDLNPTVVVTDRELGLLKPIQEVFPQAAHLLCTWHINKDVEDRVYRIIGDKCLTSKFKNGKSRTILESLTIEEYETNLMMMKEKMSRFKGVISYVEETWLVHKEKFVVAWTKEFLHFGNTTTCRVESEHASLKQWLNTATGSLDTVWKKIHKQIESQATNIRYLQFLLLRFWNLHLGLYHFTN; the protein is encoded by the coding sequence atgcataaccatacaatgcgtatatatccagagggaagtcggcaaatgagcggactcagtatcgcatctaaacaaattgtgcgtgatatgtcttcagctcaagcaaagccttgtgctattttagcagcagttaaagaaaaacacccagaggacaactcagtaattaaacacatatataattacagggacaaaatgagaagggacgcgtttgaaggtagagacctagctagtcaattctaccatattgctgtggagaacaaatatgtcaattacacacaggctgattcaggtgtgataacgcatgtgttcatggcacatccagagtcagttgatatgttcaggacttaccactggtacatcggcattgattcaacgtacaaaacaaacaagtacaaaatgccgtttggtgagattgttgggatgacgccatgcaataataacttcaagatagcgtatgctattgttaaagacgagaccgaagggagctatcgttggattttgcaaaggctgaagattttgcttggggatgatcttaacccgaccgttgttgttactgacagggagcttgggttattaaagccgatacaagaagtttttccacaagcagcgcacttgctatgcacttggcatattaataaggatgtggaagatcgTGTGTATAGAATCATTGGAGATAAATGCCTTAcctctaaattcaagaatggcaaatcgagaacaatattagaatcattaaccattgaggagtacgagaccaatcttatgatgatgaaggaaaagatgagcaggttcaaaggagttatctcgtatgttgaggagacgtggttggtgcataaggagaagtttgttgttgcttggacaaaggagttcctacattttggtaacacaactacttgtcgagtggagagcgaacatgctagtctaaagcaatggctcaatacggcAACTGGGTCCCTTGACACGGTATGGAAGAAGATTCACAAGCAGATTGAATCACAAGCAACCAATATAAGGTATTTGCAATTTCTTCTACTGCGATTTTGGAATTTGCATTTAGGGTTGTATCATTTcactaactaa